A section of the Rhodobacteraceae bacterium M382 genome encodes:
- a CDS encoding SufE family protein — protein MATQAFEEIVEDFEFLEDWEDRYRHVIDQGKAMAPLDEALKVPATKVHGCASQVWLHPIVEGGVFRFDGDSDALIVRGLISVLRALYNGVPVAQIGQVDARAELGRLGLNEHLSAQRSNGVRSMIERIRDVAAEHA, from the coding sequence ATGGCGACGCAAGCCTTTGAAGAGATCGTTGAAGACTTTGAGTTTCTGGAAGACTGGGAAGATCGCTATCGGCATGTGATTGACCAGGGCAAGGCAATGGCACCGTTGGATGAGGCATTGAAGGTGCCTGCCACCAAAGTGCATGGATGTGCCAGCCAGGTCTGGTTGCACCCCATTGTCGAAGGCGGGGTGTTTCGGTTCGATGGCGACAGCGATGCGCTGATCGTGCGGGGACTGATTTCGGTTCTGCGGGCGCTGTACAACGGGGTTCCGGTGGCCCAAATCGGACAGGTCGATGCGCGGGCCGAACTGGGGCGGTTGGGATTGAATGAACATCTGTCGGCGCAGCGATCGAACGGGGTCCGCTCGATGATCGAGCGCATCCGGGATGTGGCTGCGGAACACGCCTGA